The following nucleotide sequence is from Streptomyces sp. HUAS CB01.
TGCCGCGTGTCCCCGCGGGGGTCCGGGAGACGCCGGGGCGCCGACCGTGGCTCCGGGAGCGGGGTCGCGACCTCCCTGCGGCCGGGCCCCGGGCCCGGAGCCACGGCCCTCTGCCACGCGGATTCCGGCGACGGGCGCGGGCGCCCGTCGTCCCGGCAGCCGTCGTCCCGGCACCCGGAACGGCGACGCTCCCGGCGCCCGGCCCGGCGGCCCCGTTGCCCGGCCCGGCGGCCCGGGCAACGGGCACCAGGCGTCCCGGCCCCAGGTCCCGGAGCGCGGTGCCCGCGCCGCGCCACCGTCCGCCACGGATCGGGCGCGCCCGCCGGAGGAGCTGCCGGAGCCATCTGCGCGGGGCCTCCGGGCGCCCTCGGACGTGGGCGCGGAGGGCCGGGGTGCGTGCTGCGCCGTTCACGGTCGGGCTCCCGCCTGTGCCAGGGTCCGTTCGGGTCCGTCGGGTCCGTCGGGTCGGCCGGGGGGCCGTCTGCGGCCGCGCCACAGTGCGAGGCCTCCCGCCGCGGCGCCGAGCGCCAGCACCGTGCCCGTCGCCGCGGCCCACGGCACGTACCGGGCGGAGACCGTCGCCTCGGCGGGCGCCGCGCCAGGGGCCGTGACCCGGAGGGTGACGTCGACGGAGTCGAGGGCGGGCGGATCGGGCCAGGGTTCGGTCAGTTCGACGCTCCGGCCGGGGCCCAGCTCGACCGGCAGGGCGCGGGCGGGGCGCCGCAGCAGTTCGCCGGTGAGCCCGTCGGCGCGTACGGCGAGGCGGGGCGCGAGCACGGTGTTGCCCCGGTTGACGAGGGTGTAGCGGAGGACGCGGCCCTCGACGCGGACGTCCTCCACCGTGAGGGCGGCCAGCTCGGGCCCGGTGACGCGCACATGGACGCGTACCACCGCCTCACGGCCCCCGGCGGACACCACGACGCGGGCCGGCCGGTCGCCGGGGGACGCGGAGGCCGGGACCGTGACGGCGAAGGGCACATCCGCCCGGGTGCGGGCGGGGACGGTCACCTGGTCCTCGGCGAACGCCAGCCAGGCCGGACCCGCGGCCCGCAGCCCCACCGTCAGCGGTTCCGCCCCCGGGTTGGTCACGGAGACCCTGTCCTCCATGACCGTGCCCGGTGGGCCCTCCAGGTAGGCGTACGGCCTGCCGCCCGTCGCGGGCTCGACCGTCCAGTCCTGCCCGGCCGCCGCGGGCGCGGCCGCCCAGAGCACGGACAGCAGGGCGCCGGCCGCGGCGGCGAGTCGGGCGCGGGCCGGCACGGTCAGCCCGCGGACCGCGGTCCGCGGCGGGTCAGCCACAGCACCCCGGCCGCCCCGGTCAGGAGCACCGTGCCGCCGAGCGTGCCGAGCGCGAGCGCGGAGTCGAGGGGGCCGGTCTTCGGCAGCTCGCCTGCTTCGGAGCCGGACCCGGAGCCGGACCCGCCGGACTGCGAACCGCCGCCGCCTGCGCCCTGCACGTCCAGTTCGAGCGACGGCTTCGGGTTGTTCCTGGGCGTGCACGTGGTCGTCGTACCGAGTGCCTTGATGGTGAGCACCCCGGCGGTGAAGGTGACCTTGCCGCTCTTGCCGGGGGTGTACGTACCGGTCAAGTCGTTGATCCTGATAGGGGTGTTGGCCGGGATCGCCTCGGCGTTCGGCGGCCCCGAGACCGGCACCCTGCCCTTCTCCGCCCCGCCGAGCTCGATGACCGCGCTCGGGTTCATGGCTCCCTTGCCGAGCTCCACCGGGCTGGACGAGACGCCCTTCCGGAACGACATCGTGAGCTTGTAGCCGCTGCCGCTCCTGACGGCCTCGATGTCGATCGGCGACACCGCGCCCTTGGGCCCGATGGGCGTCTGGCACCGGTAGTCGACGTCCACGACGGCGGCATGGGCGGTGGGCGCGGCCGTCAGCACCACCGAGCCCGCCACCGCCGCTGCCAGCGCGAGAGCTGTCCGCTTCTGGTACGACACCTCGAGTTCCCCTCATGCCGGAAGTCGCCGCACGTAACTGACGACACATCAGATCGGGCGCTCAAGGTACGCCGGGGCCCTTGTGGAGGGAAGACAAAGAGCACGGCGGATCGCCGTGCTCCACAACAGCTTCAAATCCCGGGGCCGGGCCCCGGCTAGGACGGGGCCGCGAGCTCCGCCCACACCGTCTTGCCCGTCATCCCCGGCGTCCTGACGACACCCCAGTCCAGGCACAGCCGCTGGACGATGAACATGCCGTGGCCACCGGGGCGGCCGGCGCGGTGCGGGGTGCGCGGCGCGGGCTGGCCGGCGCCGAGGTCGGTGACCTCCAGCCGGAGCACCTTGGCGTCGCTGGAGACGCGCAGCCGGTCGGGGCCTTCCGCGTGCAGGCAGGCGTTGGTGACCAGCTCCGAGACGACGAGGAGGACGTCCTCGGCGGCGGCGCGGCGGTCGGCGTTGGCGGCGGGCAGCCAGCCCCAGTCGTACAGGGCCTGCCGGGTGAAGTCGCGGGCGAGCGGGACGATGCCGCTGGCGTTCCCGAGTGCCAGGGTGCGCACCCGGCCGTCGGGCACGGCGGAGCCGGGTCCGCCGCCGACCTCGGCGGGGGCGCCGTCCGGCTCGGGGCCGAGGTCGCCCGGCGGATGCTGCCGGGTGGTGCTCATCAGCGCTTCACCTCACCGATTCACCAGTTCGCGTGTGGGTCGATACGGAGCGTGCGGGGCTCCGCACACTTTTGCGAGGGTTCCCGGAGGGATCCTTGCGGGGGTCTTCTGCCCGGCCGGATCAGGACGACACCCCCCTGTCCGGTCATGCGGCGGGAGTCACTCCGCGAGGGCCGCCTCGACCGAGTCGTGGACGGTGAAGACCGCCTCCGCACCGGTGATCTCGAAGACCCGGGCCACGACGGGAAGCATCCCGGCCAGATGGACCCCGCCCCCGGCGGCCTCGGCCCGGAGGCGGGCGCCGAGCAGCACGTTCAGCCCCGTGGAGTCACAGAACTCGAGGCGTGAACAGTCGACCACCAGGCGTGCACGGCCTTGATCGAGCGCGTCCTCGAGTGGCGCACGCAACAGTTCGGCGGTGTGGTGATCGAGCTCACCCGCCGGAGTCACCACTTCGCTCGGACCTTCGGTCCTGACATCCACCCGAAGGCGGCCTCGATTCGCACTGCCGACCGTCCCGCGGTCCATGCCCGTCCTCTTCGCCGATGACGTTGACGTCCGCAGAACATTACGCCTTCCGTACGCCGATCGGTAGCCGAACTCCCACGCAAATCGGACATACATGACTTTCAATACTTGCAACGTCCGGCAAGGAGCGGGTAGGGCTAGAGGGACACCACCGACACGGCCGGCTTTGGAGGCGCCGCACACCGCAGCACCACGTATGGGCATCGGCAGCCATATGCCGAGAACGATGGAGGAGACCATGTCACCCCGGCTCGACGAAACGCGTACCCCGAACGCGGCGTCGACACGCACGCACGATCGCCTCGAGTCCCCCGAGCACGCCGGACGCCACGCGCCCGGCGCGTACGACGAGCACTCCCCGCACGGTCAGTACGGGCACACCGAGCAGTCCGAGGACGTCGACCTTCCGGCACTCCCGCCGTTCGACGAGGTCGGCGCCGTGGACGCGCGCGCGCTGTCGAAGACGCTCTTCGCCCGCCTCGAAGCCCTCGAGGAGGGCACGCACGAGTACTCCTACGTGCGCAACACCCTCGTCGAACTCAACCTCGCGCTGGTCAAGTTCGCCGCCTCCCGGTTCCGCACCCGCAGCGAGCCGATGGAGGACATCATCCAGGTGGGCACGATCGGCCTGATCAAGGCGATCGACCGCTTCGAGCTCAGCCGGGGCGTGGAGTTCCCCACGTTCGCGATGCCGACCATCATCGGCGAGATCAAGCGTTTCTTCCGCGACACCTCCTGGTCCGTGCGCGTCCCGCGGCGGCTGCAGGAGCTGCGGCTGGACCTCGCGAAGGCGGGCGACGAGCTCGCCCAGCAGCTCGACCGCGCGCCGACGATCGGCGAACTCGCCGAGCGCCTCGGCATCTCCCGGGACGAGGTCGTCGAGGGCATGGCCGCGAGCAACGCGTACACCGCGAGCTCCCTGGACGCCCAGCCCGACGAGGACGACTCCGAGGGCGCGCTGGCCGACCGCATCGGCTACGAGGACCACGGCCTCGAGGGCATCGAGTACATCGAGTCCCTGAAGCCCCTCATCGCCTCGCTGCCGCCGCGCGACCGCAAGATCCTGTCCCTCCGCTTCGTGGCGGGCATGACCCAGTCCGAGATCGGCGACGAGCTCGGCATCTCGCAGATGCACGTGTCGCGTCTGCTGGCCCGCACCCTGAACAGGCTCAGAAAGGGCCTCACGGTCGAGGAGTGAGTCCCCGCCCGCAGCGCCCGTCTGAAGGGTCCATTCCGTCAAGGGATGGGCCCTTCCGCCTTATTGACGGTGGGGTCCGGTATGGGCCACATTGAGCCGGGGGTCCAGGGGGGCGGTGGGGGCATGGGGGAGGCGCTGGAAGCGCGGATGCGCGAACGCCTCGGCAGGGAGTGCCTGTACGTGCCGTCGTGCCGGCTCGGGCTGTACGTGGCGCTGCGCCACTGGTGCCGGCCCGGCGGTCGGGTGCTGATGTCGCCCGTCAACGACGACGTCATCTTCTTCGTGGTGCTGGCGGCGGGGCTGCGTCCCGTGCAGGCGCCCCTCGACGCGAGGGACGGCTCGATCGACGGGTCCGCCGTCCCCGAGGCGACCTGGCGGAGCCTGGACGCGGTCGTCACGACCAATCTGTACGGCAACCCCGATCCGGCACCCGGGCTGCGCACCCGTTGCGACGCGCTCGGCATCCCGCTGCTGGAGGACGCGGCGCACGCGATCGGGTCGCGGATCGGCGGGCGGCCGGTCGGTGCGTACGGGGAGGCCTCCGTCTTCAGCCTCTCCAAGCACACCGCCGCCAAGACCGGGGGCTTCCTCGCGATCGCCGACCCGGAGCTGCGGGGCACCCTCAGGGACGCCCGCGACGCCCTCCTCGCCCCCTCGCGGCTCTCCGCCGAACTCGCCTACGCCTTACGGCCGTACGCGGAGGCGGGGGTGCGCGGGCTGCGCCTCGTCCGGGCGGCGCGGGCCGTGATGCGGCTCCTCGGCATGGAGGAGCGCGAGGAGATACGGATGCCGCTGCGGCCCGACGAGCTGAGACAGGCGGTCGCCGAGGCGCCGGCGCTCCCGCCGTTCCACTCCTGGGTGCGGGTCGACATGCACGACTACCGGATCAGCCCGGGGCGCGCCCGGCTCCGGCGCACCGCGCGGCTGCTCGACCGCCTCGACGACCGTCTCGCGGCCCATCTCGAAGGCACCCGGCGGCTGCTGGCGAGCCCCTGGGGGGCGCCCGGCCCCGGCCCGGTCCAGCCGCTCTTCCGCGTCCCGCTCCTGGTCGCCGACCGGGACGCGGCCGTCGCCGCGCTGGCCCGTCACCGCGTGACCACCGGCTACCTCTACGACCCGCCGCTCGACGACTACGCATCCGAGCTCTTCAGCGATCCGTCGCCCGCCCCGGAACCGGCCCGCTGGTTCGCCCGCCACGCCCTGCCGGCCGACCCGCTCCAGGCGGACCGGATCATCGCCGTCCTCGACGCGGCGGGTGTGCGCCCGGCAACGGCCCCGCCGGGAACGGCTGCCGGCGGCCCCGAGGGCGGGGCCGGTGCCTGAGACGACCCGGGTGCGGGCTCCCGGCACCGCGACCGGCGGGACGGCGCCCGCCGGCGGGACGGCCGGCGGGTCCGCCGGCGGCGACTCCATGTTCCGCAACGCCTATGCCCTGATGCTCTCCACCGGAGTCTCCGCCGCGCTCGGGCTGGGCTTCTGGCTGGTGGCCGCCCGGTACTACACCGAGGAGGCCGTGGGCCAGGGTTCGGCCGCCATCGCCGCGATGCGGCTGCTCGCCTCGATCACCGCGACCACGATGATCGGCGCGGTCGTGCGGTACGTCCCGCGGGCCGGGCGGGCGACGGGTCCGCTGGTGTGGCGGGCGTACGCGGTCAGCTCGGCCGTCGTGTGCGTCGCCTGTGCGGCGTTCCTGGTCACCCTCGACCTGTGGGGCCCTTCGTA
It contains:
- a CDS encoding COG1470 family protein; protein product: MADPPRTAVRGLTVPARARLAAAAGALLSVLWAAAPAAAGQDWTVEPATGGRPYAYLEGPPGTVMEDRVSVTNPGAEPLTVGLRAAGPAWLAFAEDQVTVPARTRADVPFAVTVPASASPGDRPARVVVSAGGREAVVRVHVRVTGPELAALTVEDVRVEGRVLRYTLVNRGNTVLAPRLAVRADGLTGELLRRPARALPVELGPGRSVELTEPWPDPPALDSVDVTLRVTAPGAAPAEATVSARYVPWAAATGTVLALGAAAGGLALWRGRRRPPGRPDGPDGPERTLAQAGARP
- a CDS encoding peptidase, whose amino-acid sequence is MSYQKRTALALAAAVAGSVVLTAAPTAHAAVVDVDYRCQTPIGPKGAVSPIDIEAVRSGSGYKLTMSFRKGVSSSPVELGKGAMNPSAVIELGGAEKGRVPVSGPPNAEAIPANTPIRINDLTGTYTPGKSGKVTFTAGVLTIKALGTTTTCTPRNNPKPSLELDVQGAGGGGSQSGGSGSGSGSEAGELPKTGPLDSALALGTLGGTVLLTGAAGVLWLTRRGPRSAG
- a CDS encoding ATP-binding protein codes for the protein MSTTRQHPPGDLGPEPDGAPAEVGGGPGSAVPDGRVRTLALGNASGIVPLARDFTRQALYDWGWLPAANADRRAAAEDVLLVVSELVTNACLHAEGPDRLRVSSDAKVLRLEVTDLGAGQPAPRTPHRAGRPGGHGMFIVQRLCLDWGVVRTPGMTGKTVWAELAAPS
- a CDS encoding STAS domain-containing protein; translation: MDRGTVGSANRGRLRVDVRTEGPSEVVTPAGELDHHTAELLRAPLEDALDQGRARLVVDCSRLEFCDSTGLNVLLGARLRAEAAGGGVHLAGMLPVVARVFEITGAEAVFTVHDSVEAALAE
- a CDS encoding RNA polymerase sigma factor SigF, which translates into the protein MEETMSPRLDETRTPNAASTRTHDRLESPEHAGRHAPGAYDEHSPHGQYGHTEQSEDVDLPALPPFDEVGAVDARALSKTLFARLEALEEGTHEYSYVRNTLVELNLALVKFAASRFRTRSEPMEDIIQVGTIGLIKAIDRFELSRGVEFPTFAMPTIIGEIKRFFRDTSWSVRVPRRLQELRLDLAKAGDELAQQLDRAPTIGELAERLGISRDEVVEGMAASNAYTASSLDAQPDEDDSEGALADRIGYEDHGLEGIEYIESLKPLIASLPPRDRKILSLRFVAGMTQSEIGDELGISQMHVSRLLARTLNRLRKGLTVEE
- a CDS encoding DegT/DnrJ/EryC1/StrS family aminotransferase; this encodes MGEALEARMRERLGRECLYVPSCRLGLYVALRHWCRPGGRVLMSPVNDDVIFFVVLAAGLRPVQAPLDARDGSIDGSAVPEATWRSLDAVVTTNLYGNPDPAPGLRTRCDALGIPLLEDAAHAIGSRIGGRPVGAYGEASVFSLSKHTAAKTGGFLAIADPELRGTLRDARDALLAPSRLSAELAYALRPYAEAGVRGLRLVRAARAVMRLLGMEEREEIRMPLRPDELRQAVAEAPALPPFHSWVRVDMHDYRISPGRARLRRTARLLDRLDDRLAAHLEGTRRLLASPWGAPGPGPVQPLFRVPLLVADRDAAVAALARHRVTTGYLYDPPLDDYASELFSDPSPAPEPARWFARHALPADPLQADRIIAVLDAAGVRPATAPPGTAAGGPEGGAGA